A genomic region of Alicyclobacillus sp. SO9 contains the following coding sequences:
- a CDS encoding helix-turn-helix transcriptional regulator, translating into MKFVDLANMYKAIGDPTRLKIISLLNTRDCYVSEIVALFDISQPAISRHLARLKQVGLVRERRHGMWVSYSLNHNLIQELGISFNELPDFSQELTEI; encoded by the coding sequence GTGAAATTTGTAGATTTAGCGAACATGTACAAAGCAATAGGAGACCCGACGCGGCTAAAGATAATTTCGCTGCTGAACACCCGTGATTGTTACGTGTCTGAGATTGTAGCGCTTTTTGACATTTCACAGCCAGCAATTTCTCGGCATTTGGCTCGCCTTAAGCAGGTGGGGCTTGTACGTGAAAGGCGCCATGGAATGTGGGTTTCTTACTCCCTCAATCATAATCTGATTCAGGAACTGGGAATATCCTTCAACGAATTACCCGACTTTTCACAAGAGCTAACAGAAATCTAG
- a CDS encoding serine/threonine-protein kinase, translated as MNSLEKLLGQHEQICSKYDTFREIGSGAYGTVYELYNGQTSSEIVLKRYLPSEDERDRRRFLREIDILLELKDNPHVVDILEYSKESDFPWYTMPKATATLHEYVEKLVFESHEEEMYRIIESVMDALEDAHEREILHRDLAPSNILIFEDASRELDVKVSDFGLGRNFSTGSAPLSKTADNRLGQAAFTAPEQLFSIKDASVRSDIYSLGALISFIFTQGQDPRFVKPMTGIRFVVNECMKREPMKRPNSVLEVRRIVGTIRGMSTGTKGTIEEIKTSFEANGTLSDKELLDLGDLLLKTRNYDYGRSTYLSYFQPLINIPFNLLEYWLQHAEQDFIKKFVDNYCEQMTRISHQVGWSFSLMLEIGNVMFLTYNNSNDTDVRTQILSTFIDIQPSFGELSKGLERMLTAQYSDERQLQNLAMVLRTKKTVVAPFFSRVEEKVKHYAFIEIFSD; from the coding sequence ATGAACTCACTAGAAAAATTGCTTGGACAACATGAACAAATTTGCAGCAAATACGATACCTTTCGTGAAATCGGTAGCGGCGCATATGGTACCGTATACGAATTGTATAATGGGCAAACAAGCTCCGAGATTGTATTAAAACGATATCTCCCCAGTGAAGATGAAAGAGATAGGAGACGTTTTCTTCGCGAAATTGATATCCTATTGGAGCTTAAAGACAATCCTCACGTTGTTGATATTCTAGAGTACTCCAAGGAATCAGATTTCCCCTGGTATACAATGCCTAAAGCAACAGCAACGTTACACGAATACGTAGAGAAATTGGTATTTGAATCTCATGAAGAAGAAATGTATCGAATTATTGAATCCGTGATGGATGCTTTAGAAGATGCACACGAAAGAGAGATTTTGCATCGAGATCTCGCCCCAAGCAATATTTTGATTTTTGAGGACGCTAGTCGAGAACTGGATGTGAAAGTTAGTGATTTTGGGCTCGGAAGAAACTTTTCTACAGGCTCAGCGCCTCTTTCTAAGACAGCCGATAATCGCTTAGGTCAAGCTGCGTTTACGGCACCAGAGCAGCTCTTCTCTATAAAGGACGCAAGTGTACGGTCAGACATCTATTCACTCGGTGCCTTGATTTCATTTATCTTCACACAAGGACAAGATCCGCGCTTCGTTAAACCAATGACGGGAATTCGGTTTGTGGTTAATGAATGCATGAAGAGAGAACCAATGAAGCGCCCCAACAGCGTTTTGGAAGTACGAAGGATTGTAGGTACCATTCGCGGAATGTCTACAGGAACTAAGGGGACAATTGAAGAGATCAAGACATCCTTTGAGGCAAATGGGACATTAAGTGACAAGGAACTTCTCGATTTAGGAGATCTACTTCTGAAGACCCGCAACTATGACTATGGGCGTAGTACGTATTTATCATATTTCCAACCCCTAATAAATATCCCGTTCAATCTACTTGAGTATTGGTTACAACATGCTGAACAGGATTTTATTAAAAAATTCGTAGACAACTATTGTGAGCAAATGACTCGAATTAGTCACCAAGTTGGTTGGTCCTTTTCCCTGATGTTAGAAATTGGAAACGTAATGTTTCTCACGTATAATAATTCGAACGACACAGATGTTCGAACTCAGATTTTATCCACCTTTATTGATATACAGCCTTCTTTTGGTGAATTATCAAAGGGACTGGAAAGAATGTTAACTGCACAATATTCAGATGAGCGACAGCTTCAAAATTTAGCCATGGTTCTACGAACTAAAAAAACTGTTGTAGCGCCGTTTTTCAGTAGAGTGGAAGAAAAAGTAAAGCATTACGCCTTTATTGAGATTTTTTCAGATTAA
- a CDS encoding ImmA/IrrE family metallo-endopeptidase yields the protein MKIKNEQQFNPRRLKEARLVRGLSISELAHQIGVSKQAVSQFELGEYTPKSETIMAIMNILKFPKDFFYREFKQQYVGNTFFRANATATKKSKEIQFNKSLVAGYIYSYLSNFIEFPELNLPDTIRYSDTEWDETSIETLARDLRRYWGIGEQPITNIVHLMERNGIIVYSVDTDSRKVDAFCQQRTGRPFVFLGNDKQSAFRRQFDGAHELGHVLMHKAIDNQDILSRVEFKRMESQANLFASSFLLPKEAFAKTVTSTTLLHFVELKKYWHVSIAAMLYRCLNLGIIDDSRYTSLVKQMSMKKMRVKEPLDDVYPLQEPVVLKKSILTMLDKNIKNELQLIQEIAVPQDLLEMFCNLDEGRLNYKEPEPMINLRSNNVY from the coding sequence ATGAAAATAAAGAATGAGCAGCAATTTAATCCTCGACGTTTAAAGGAAGCACGGCTAGTTAGGGGGCTCAGTATTAGTGAACTAGCACACCAGATCGGCGTCTCCAAACAAGCAGTATCTCAATTTGAATTAGGTGAGTATACACCAAAATCAGAAACCATTATGGCGATCATGAACATCCTAAAATTCCCAAAAGACTTTTTCTACCGAGAATTTAAGCAGCAATATGTAGGAAATACGTTTTTTCGTGCTAATGCCACTGCTACAAAAAAGAGTAAAGAAATACAATTCAACAAATCCTTAGTAGCTGGTTATATCTATTCATATCTCTCTAATTTTATTGAGTTCCCTGAATTAAACTTGCCAGATACCATCCGCTATTCTGATACTGAGTGGGATGAGACCTCGATTGAGACGCTTGCTAGAGACCTACGTAGATACTGGGGTATCGGAGAGCAGCCAATCACCAACATCGTCCATCTTATGGAGCGAAATGGGATCATTGTATATTCTGTCGATACGGATAGTCGAAAGGTAGACGCCTTTTGCCAACAAAGAACAGGTCGCCCCTTCGTTTTTCTCGGGAATGATAAACAGTCTGCCTTTAGACGGCAATTTGACGGTGCACATGAATTGGGGCATGTATTAATGCACAAGGCAATTGATAATCAAGATATTCTTAGCCGAGTAGAGTTCAAAAGAATGGAAAGCCAAGCAAATCTATTCGCATCTTCATTCTTGCTTCCAAAAGAGGCATTTGCTAAGACAGTTACATCAACGACGTTACTACACTTTGTAGAATTAAAAAAATATTGGCATGTGTCCATCGCAGCAATGCTATACAGATGTTTGAATTTAGGCATTATTGATGATAGCAGATACACTTCTTTAGTTAAGCAGATGTCGATGAAGAAGATGCGGGTCAAGGAACCTCTGGATGATGTGTATCCCTTGCAGGAACCCGTTGTTCTAAAGAAGAGTATTCTAACTATGTTAGACAAGAATATTAAGAATGAATTGCAGTTGATTCAGGAGATAGCTGTTCCACAAGATCTTCTTGAGATGTTTTGTAACCTTGATGAAGGTAGACTTAATTACAAAGAACCTGAGCCGATGATTAACTTACGAAGTAATAATGTTTATTAG